One Brassica napus cultivar Da-Ae chromosome A1, Da-Ae, whole genome shotgun sequence genomic region harbors:
- the LOC106376940 gene encoding auxin response factor 1 isoform X2 — MAASNHPSGKPGGALSDALCRELWHACAGPLVTLPREGERVYYFPEGHMEQLEASMHQGLEQQMPSFNLPSKILCKVINIQRRAEPETDEVYAQITLLPEADQSEPMSPDAPVQEPEKCTVHSFCKTLTASDTSTHGGFSVLRRHADDCLPPLDMSQQPPWQELVATDLHNNEWHFRHIFRGQPRRHLLTTGWSVFVSSKKLVAGDAFIFLRGENEELRVGVRRHMRQQTNIPSSVISSHSMHIGVLATAAHAITTGTIFSVFYKPRTSRSEFIVSVNRYLEAKNQKLAVGMRFKMRFEGEEAPEKRFSGTIVGVQENKSSVWHDSEWRSLKVQWDEPSSVFRPERVSPWELEPLVANNTPSAHLPPQRNKRPRPPGLLSPTTAPSTPDGVWKSPADNPSSVPLFSPPAKTAAFGLGGNKSFGVSIGSAFWPTHADGAAESFASALNNESPTEKKQTNGNVCRLFGFELVENMNVDECFSAASVSGAVAVDQPVPSNEFDSGQQSESLNINQANLPSGSGDHEKSSLRSPQKSQSRQIRSCTKVHMQGSAVGRAVDLTRSECYEDLFKKLEEMFDIKGELLESTKKWQVVYTDDEDDMMMVGDDPWNEFCGMVRKIFIYTPEEVKKLSPKNKLTVNVRMQPKTDADENGNTEGRSSSMAGSR; from the exons ATGGCAGCTAGCAATCATCCATCTGGAAAACCTGGag GGGCTTTAAGTGATGCTTTATGTAGGGAGCTGTGGCATGCTTGTGCCGGACCTCTTGTAACCCTACCTCGTGAAGGGGAAAGAGTTTATTATTTCCCTGAAGGTCACATGGAGCAG CTTGAGGCATCAATGCATCAAGGTCTGGAACAGCAGATGCCTTCCTTTAATCTCCCATCTAAGATTCTCTGTAAAGTGATCAATATCCAGCGAAGG GCGGAGCCCGAGACTGACGAAGTATATGCGCAAATAACCTTATTGCCAGAAGCGGAT CAAAGTGAACCTATGAGCCCTGACGCCCCTGTTCAAGAACCTGAAAAGTGCACAGTGCATTCATTTTGCAAGACACTAACTGCTTCGGACACAAGCACACATGGTGGATTTTCTGTGCTACGGAGACACGCAGATGATTGTCTTCCACCCTTG GATATGTCCCAACAACCACCATGGCAAGAACTGGTTGCAACTGATTTGCACAATAATGAATGGCATTTTAGGCACATTTTCCGAG GCCAGCCAAGGCGCCATTTGCTAACAACTGGGTGGAGTGTTTTTGTTAGCTCGAAGAAACTGGTTGCTGGTGATGCTTTCATATTCTTAAG GGGTGAGAATGAAGAGCTCCGAGTTGGTGTTAGGCGGCACATGAGACAACAGACTAATATCCCCTCCTCTGTCATTTCAAGTCACAGCATGCATATTGGGGTCCTTGCGACTGCCGCTCATGCCATTACAACAGGAACAATCTTTTCCGTCTTCTACAAGCCAAG AACTAGTAGGTCAGAGTTTATTGTGAGCGTCAATAGGTATCTCGAAGCCAAGAACCAGAAGCTGGCTGTAGGCATGCGTTTCAAGATGAGATTCGAGGGTGAAGAAGCTCCCGAGAAAAG GTTCAGTGGCACAATAGTTGGTGTTCAGGAAAATAAATCTTCGGTCTGGCATGATTCTGAATGGAGATCGCTGAAG GTTCAATGGGACGAGCCTTCATCTGTGTTTCGTCCTGAAAGAGTTTCTCCATGGGAACTTGAGCCCCTAGTTGCAAATAATACTCCTTCTGCACATCTTCCTCCACAAAGGAACAAACGACCGAGACCTCCGGGTTTGCTGTCACCAACCACCGCTCCATCTACTCCTG ATGGTGTGTGGAAATCCCCGGCAGACAATCCTTCCTCGGTACCGTTATTCTCTCCTCCTGCCAAGACCGCCGCCTTTGGTCTTGGTGGGAACAAATCATTTGGAGTATCCATTGGATCAGCCTTCTGGCCCACTCATGCAGATGGTGCAGCTGAATCCTTTGCTTCAGCGCTTAACAACGAGTCTCCTACTGAAAAGAAGCAAACTAATGGAAATGTCTGCAGGCTTTTTGGGTTTGAGCTGGTTGAAAATATGAATGTGGACGAATGTTTCTCTGCTGCTTCTGTGTCCGGTGCTGTCGCTGTTGATCAACCTGTCCCATCCAATGAGTTTGACTCTGGTCAGCAATCTGAATCGTTAAATATCAACCAAGCTAATCTTCCTTCGGGTAGTGGCGATCATGAGAAATCCTCTCTGAGGTCTCCTCAAAAATCGCAAAGTAGGCAGATACGTAGCTGCACAAAG GTACACATGCAAGGTAGTGCAGTAGGCAGAGCTGTTGACTTGACAAGGTCAGAGTGTTACGAGGATCTGTTCAAGAAGCTGGAAGAGATGTTCGACATCAAGGGTGAACTCTTAGAATCTACCAAAAAATGGCAAGTTGTTTACACCGATGATGAAGATGACATGATGATGGTTGGTGACGATCCATGGAA TGAGTTCTGTGGAATGGTGAGAAAGATATTTATCTACACACCCGAAGAAGTGAAGAAACTTTCACCCAAGAACAAACTCACAGTCAATGTTAGGATGCAACCCAAAACTGATGCAGACGAAAATGGGAACACAGAGGGCAGGTCATCATCGATGGCTGGATCAAGATGA
- the LOC106376940 gene encoding auxin response factor 1 isoform X1 produces the protein MAASNHPSGKPGGALSDALCRELWHACAGPLVTLPREGERVYYFPEGHMEQLEASMHQGLEQQMPSFNLPSKILCKVINIQRRAEPETDEVYAQITLLPEADQSEPMSPDAPVQEPEKCTVHSFCKTLTASDTSTHGGFSVLRRHADDCLPPLDMSQQPPWQELVATDLHNNEWHFRHIFRGQPRRHLLTTGWSVFVSSKKLVAGDAFIFLRGENEELRVGVRRHMRQQTNIPSSVISSHSMHIGVLATAAHAITTGTIFSVFYKPRTSRSEFIVSVNRYLEAKNQKLAVGMRFKMRFEGEEAPEKRFSGTIVGVQENKSSVWHDSEWRSLKVQWDEPSSVFRPERVSPWELEPLVANNTPSAHLPPQRNKRPRPPGLLSPTTAPSTPVTADGVWKSPADNPSSVPLFSPPAKTAAFGLGGNKSFGVSIGSAFWPTHADGAAESFASALNNESPTEKKQTNGNVCRLFGFELVENMNVDECFSAASVSGAVAVDQPVPSNEFDSGQQSESLNINQANLPSGSGDHEKSSLRSPQKSQSRQIRSCTKVHMQGSAVGRAVDLTRSECYEDLFKKLEEMFDIKGELLESTKKWQVVYTDDEDDMMMVGDDPWNEFCGMVRKIFIYTPEEVKKLSPKNKLTVNVRMQPKTDADENGNTEGRSSSMAGSR, from the exons ATGGCAGCTAGCAATCATCCATCTGGAAAACCTGGag GGGCTTTAAGTGATGCTTTATGTAGGGAGCTGTGGCATGCTTGTGCCGGACCTCTTGTAACCCTACCTCGTGAAGGGGAAAGAGTTTATTATTTCCCTGAAGGTCACATGGAGCAG CTTGAGGCATCAATGCATCAAGGTCTGGAACAGCAGATGCCTTCCTTTAATCTCCCATCTAAGATTCTCTGTAAAGTGATCAATATCCAGCGAAGG GCGGAGCCCGAGACTGACGAAGTATATGCGCAAATAACCTTATTGCCAGAAGCGGAT CAAAGTGAACCTATGAGCCCTGACGCCCCTGTTCAAGAACCTGAAAAGTGCACAGTGCATTCATTTTGCAAGACACTAACTGCTTCGGACACAAGCACACATGGTGGATTTTCTGTGCTACGGAGACACGCAGATGATTGTCTTCCACCCTTG GATATGTCCCAACAACCACCATGGCAAGAACTGGTTGCAACTGATTTGCACAATAATGAATGGCATTTTAGGCACATTTTCCGAG GCCAGCCAAGGCGCCATTTGCTAACAACTGGGTGGAGTGTTTTTGTTAGCTCGAAGAAACTGGTTGCTGGTGATGCTTTCATATTCTTAAG GGGTGAGAATGAAGAGCTCCGAGTTGGTGTTAGGCGGCACATGAGACAACAGACTAATATCCCCTCCTCTGTCATTTCAAGTCACAGCATGCATATTGGGGTCCTTGCGACTGCCGCTCATGCCATTACAACAGGAACAATCTTTTCCGTCTTCTACAAGCCAAG AACTAGTAGGTCAGAGTTTATTGTGAGCGTCAATAGGTATCTCGAAGCCAAGAACCAGAAGCTGGCTGTAGGCATGCGTTTCAAGATGAGATTCGAGGGTGAAGAAGCTCCCGAGAAAAG GTTCAGTGGCACAATAGTTGGTGTTCAGGAAAATAAATCTTCGGTCTGGCATGATTCTGAATGGAGATCGCTGAAG GTTCAATGGGACGAGCCTTCATCTGTGTTTCGTCCTGAAAGAGTTTCTCCATGGGAACTTGAGCCCCTAGTTGCAAATAATACTCCTTCTGCACATCTTCCTCCACAAAGGAACAAACGACCGAGACCTCCGGGTTTGCTGTCACCAACCACCGCTCCATCTACTCCTG TTACTGCAGATGGTGTGTGGAAATCCCCGGCAGACAATCCTTCCTCGGTACCGTTATTCTCTCCTCCTGCCAAGACCGCCGCCTTTGGTCTTGGTGGGAACAAATCATTTGGAGTATCCATTGGATCAGCCTTCTGGCCCACTCATGCAGATGGTGCAGCTGAATCCTTTGCTTCAGCGCTTAACAACGAGTCTCCTACTGAAAAGAAGCAAACTAATGGAAATGTCTGCAGGCTTTTTGGGTTTGAGCTGGTTGAAAATATGAATGTGGACGAATGTTTCTCTGCTGCTTCTGTGTCCGGTGCTGTCGCTGTTGATCAACCTGTCCCATCCAATGAGTTTGACTCTGGTCAGCAATCTGAATCGTTAAATATCAACCAAGCTAATCTTCCTTCGGGTAGTGGCGATCATGAGAAATCCTCTCTGAGGTCTCCTCAAAAATCGCAAAGTAGGCAGATACGTAGCTGCACAAAG GTACACATGCAAGGTAGTGCAGTAGGCAGAGCTGTTGACTTGACAAGGTCAGAGTGTTACGAGGATCTGTTCAAGAAGCTGGAAGAGATGTTCGACATCAAGGGTGAACTCTTAGAATCTACCAAAAAATGGCAAGTTGTTTACACCGATGATGAAGATGACATGATGATGGTTGGTGACGATCCATGGAA TGAGTTCTGTGGAATGGTGAGAAAGATATTTATCTACACACCCGAAGAAGTGAAGAAACTTTCACCCAAGAACAAACTCACAGTCAATGTTAGGATGCAACCCAAAACTGATGCAGACGAAAATGGGAACACAGAGGGCAGGTCATCATCGATGGCTGGATCAAGATGA